The Linepithema humile isolate Giens D197 chromosome 2, Lhum_UNIL_v1.0, whole genome shotgun sequence genome has a segment encoding these proteins:
- the Gnpnat gene encoding probable glucosamine 6-phosphate N-acetyltransferase: protein MNRTQEKTAPEDEINLFNPAILDRLPISHVAGLLIRPLRSTDYEKGFIVLLTQLTDVGNVTKEQFLNRFYSMKTAGGYYVVVIEDINSGKIIACATLVVEQKFIHNCSVRGRLEDVVVNNNYRGKSLGKLVVTIVVQLARSFHCYKLSLDCVDRLVPFYENIGFKRETNNANYLNMRFHSENATEQSHL from the exons ATGAATAGAACACAG GAAAAAACTGCTCCAGAAGATGAAATTAATCTCTTTAATCCCGCTATATTGGATAGATTACCGATATCACACGTCGCCGGATTACTCATCAGACCGCTGAGAAGTACAGATTATGAAAAAG gtTTTATAGTTCTTTTGACTCAATTGACAGATGTTGGAAATGTTACTAAAGAACAATTCTtaa ATAGATTTTACAGCATGAAGACAGCTGGTGGTTATTATGTTGTTGTTATTGAGGATATCAATTCTGGAAAAATAATTGCCTGTGCAACATTAGTTGTAGAGCAGAAGTTTATTCACAACTGCAGTGTG cgGGGCCGCTTGGAAGATGTAGTGGTCAACAACAATTACAGAGGTAAATCACTGGGAAAATTAGTGGTGACAATTGTAGTGCAATTAGCACGCTCTTTTCACTGTTATAAATTATCCTTGGATTGTGTAGATCGTCTAGTGCCATTCTATGAGAATATAGGTTTTAAGCGGGAAACTAACAACGCGAATTACCTTAATATGCGTTTTCACAGTGAAAATGCTACGGAACAGTCCCATTTGTAA